A single window of Leptospiraceae bacterium DNA harbors:
- a CDS encoding type II toxin-antitoxin system RelE/ParE family toxin, producing the protein MAGKYRLEPEAKQDLKESVLWYEKQQEGVGERFFQNVFEKIEQISERPDSNPKFHNNYRKASIKKFPFYIFYTNENTFVSIVAIWHKSRNPESFKERVDKNQ; encoded by the coding sequence TTGGCAGGAAAATACAGATTAGAGCCAGAGGCTAAGCAGGATTTAAAAGAATCAGTTCTATGGTATGAAAAACAACAAGAAGGAGTTGGTGAAAGATTCTTTCAGAATGTTTTTGAAAAGATAGAACAAATTTCAGAACGACCAGATTCAAATCCAAAATTTCATAATAATTATAGAAAAGCATCGATTAAGAAATTTCCATTTTATATTTTCTACACCAATGAAAATACTTTTGTCTCTATTGTCGCAATCTGGCATAAGAGTAGAAACCCCGAATCTTTTAAGGAAAGAGTGGATAAAAATCAATAA